A single genomic interval of Candidatus Nezhaarchaeota archaeon harbors:
- a CDS encoding NAD(P)/FAD-dependent oxidoreductase, with amino-acid sequence MASFFEEARAAYEECYREADLYGAPLPAELIAKVLGVKKLVDYPREHPRFYDWASKTFRQKLDEFFRDEDLKTLLCALIGYVGARPEEVSAASALTACLSYYIHGGYYPKGGAQRFANALREAVERNGGRVLVKHRVDRIIVEGGEAKGVAVGGRVFRSDVVVANANAKTALLELVGEEHLGREYAEYLRGLRMSPSAFIAFLGVDMDLSSYPTLIKDLDGGYGVAINSNADPSLAPRGMSSVTIVTPANYHDFPERGTEEYSRRKREAAEELVRRAERAIPGLSGRVVVLDAATPKTLERYTSMPEGALYAFDQSVKTKRPYFKTPVRGLYLAGASTFPGGGIEAVVISGIICANDICHWRL; translated from the coding sequence ATCGCCTCCTTCTTCGAGGAGGCTAGGGCGGCCTACGAGGAATGCTATAGAGAAGCCGACCTCTACGGCGCACCGCTCCCAGCTGAGCTAATAGCCAAGGTCCTCGGGGTCAAGAAGCTCGTAGACTACCCTAGGGAGCACCCGCGCTTCTACGACTGGGCAAGTAAGACCTTCAGGCAGAAGCTGGACGAGTTCTTTAGGGACGAGGACTTAAAGACTCTGCTGTGCGCGCTAATAGGGTACGTCGGGGCCAGGCCTGAGGAGGTCTCCGCGGCGAGCGCCCTGACGGCGTGCCTATCCTACTACATCCACGGAGGGTACTACCCGAAGGGAGGGGCGCAGCGCTTCGCGAACGCCCTAAGGGAGGCCGTGGAGAGGAATGGCGGGAGGGTCCTAGTTAAGCACAGGGTGGACAGGATAATAGTCGAGGGCGGGGAAGCTAAGGGGGTGGCCGTCGGGGGCAGGGTCTTCAGGAGCGACGTAGTAGTGGCCAACGCTAACGCTAAAACCGCCCTCCTAGAGCTCGTCGGGGAGGAGCACCTGGGCAGGGAGTACGCCGAGTACCTCAGGGGGCTGAGGATGTCCCCCTCGGCCTTCATCGCCTTCCTGGGCGTAGACATGGATCTATCCAGCTACCCGACCCTCATCAAGGACCTGGACGGGGGCTACGGGGTAGCCATCAACTCCAACGCCGACCCGTCCCTAGCGCCAAGGGGGATGTCGAGCGTCACTATCGTAACGCCGGCAAACTACCACGACTTCCCGGAGAGGGGGACCGAGGAGTACTCGAGGAGGAAGAGGGAGGCCGCGGAGGAGCTAGTACGGAGGGCGGAGAGGGCCATACCGGGGCTGAGCGGGCGCGTCGTCGTCCTAGACGCAGCGACGCCCAAGACCCTCGAGAGGTACACCTCCATGCCCGAGGGGGCGCTCTACGCATTCGACCAGTCGGTTAAGACCAAGAGGCCCTACTTCAAGACGCCCGTGAGGGGGCTGTACTTAGCCGGGGCCTCGACCTTCCCAGGAGGAGGAATAGAGGCCGTCGTAATCTCAGGGATAATCTGCGCTAACGACATATGCCACTGGAGGCTCTAG
- a CDS encoding NAD(P)-binding protein, protein MGASRRAPGMAYIMLSFTPWILYWTSTGLGYRLGVLLSLIASLAIIAPQAKSRDYYLMDVFSLIYFSTASALTFVLNVGFFVERSELAGYLALSLMAAASIAVGSPFTLRAAKKDWPEAYWREEAFLTINNVLSAAWTAVFVANALASLLLEAPQRAAFSGASIALGAALSALLPARASARLVAKRYVEPFKRFDWGPKASPGASKGEGEYDVIVVGAGIGGLACGSLLAKRGYRVLVLEQHHQVGGYCSSFQRRGFTFNTGVEDVSGLWEKGPVAFLLRELGLSREDLFVRNRARYLFKGRCLEAGSLEELVEELSGMFPGERGASPPSSRRLGRPTRNAIEKPTSTAHRSQLS, encoded by the coding sequence ATGGGCGCTAGCAGGAGGGCCCCCGGGATGGCCTACATAATGCTCTCCTTCACCCCCTGGATCCTCTACTGGACGTCGACAGGCCTCGGCTACAGGCTCGGCGTCCTCCTCTCCCTCATCGCCTCCCTCGCCATCATAGCGCCCCAGGCTAAGAGCAGGGACTACTACCTAATGGACGTCTTCAGCCTAATCTACTTCAGCACGGCCTCCGCGCTCACCTTCGTCCTCAACGTAGGCTTCTTCGTCGAGCGCAGCGAGCTCGCAGGCTACCTCGCGCTCTCCTTGATGGCGGCCGCCTCCATAGCCGTAGGGTCCCCGTTCACGCTAAGGGCCGCTAAGAAGGACTGGCCGGAGGCCTACTGGAGGGAGGAGGCGTTCCTAACGATCAACAACGTCCTCTCGGCCGCGTGGACGGCGGTGTTCGTCGCCAACGCGCTGGCCTCCCTCCTCCTCGAAGCTCCGCAGAGGGCGGCCTTCTCGGGCGCCTCGATCGCGCTCGGGGCAGCCCTCTCCGCGCTCCTCCCAGCGCGAGCCTCAGCGCGCCTAGTCGCTAAGAGGTACGTAGAGCCGTTTAAGAGGTTCGACTGGGGGCCCAAGGCCTCCCCAGGGGCCTCTAAGGGGGAGGGCGAGTACGACGTAATAGTCGTAGGGGCAGGCATCGGGGGCTTAGCGTGCGGAAGCCTGCTCGCGAAGAGGGGGTACAGGGTCCTCGTGCTCGAGCAGCACCACCAGGTCGGGGGGTACTGCTCATCGTTCCAGAGGAGGGGCTTCACCTTCAACACCGGGGTCGAGGACGTAAGCGGGTTGTGGGAGAAGGGGCCGGTGGCCTTCCTCCTACGCGAACTAGGGCTGAGCAGAGAAGACCTATTCGTGAGGAACAGGGCGAGGTACCTCTTCAAGGGGAGGTGCCTGGAGGCGGGGAGCCTGGAGGAGCTCGTCGAGGAGCTCTCAGGGATGTTCCCCGGCGAGAGGGGGGCATCGCCTCCTTCTTCGAGGAGGCTAGGGCGGCCTACGAGGAATGCTATAGAGAAGCCGACCTCTACGGCGCACCGCTCCCAGCTGAGCTAA
- the serB gene encoding phosphoserine phosphatase SerB yields the protein MRVVVTVAGFDRPGIVAGIAQALASLNANIVKARASSLLSLFVMVMLVDASRLKVPLRVMEDVLKDRGNEIGVAVSIEAEEDFLKERRLVAIDADGTLVDGEVIDELAKEAGVWEQVREVTEMAMEGRLSFREALERRVALLKGLPVERVVKAASRLKIVPGAREMMEELKRAGFITVLITGGFDVVAEELGRKLGFDYVFANRLVVKDGVLTGEVEGEVMGPEDKLRILREVAEKHGIKLEECVAIGDGANDLLIIRNAGLGVGFNPKEVVRRQAKALVNIKDMRAVLAIIGVGSLGEEIRAKVEGEKKRLEPALRERALGLSA from the coding sequence ATGAGGGTGGTGGTGACAGTAGCCGGGTTCGATAGGCCCGGCATAGTGGCCGGGATAGCTCAGGCGCTGGCCTCCCTCAACGCCAACATAGTTAAGGCGAGGGCGAGCTCGCTGCTCAGCCTCTTCGTCATGGTGATGCTCGTCGACGCGTCTAGGCTCAAGGTGCCGCTGAGGGTGATGGAGGACGTGCTGAAGGATAGGGGGAACGAGATAGGCGTAGCCGTATCGATCGAGGCCGAGGAGGACTTCCTGAAGGAGAGGAGGCTGGTCGCCATAGACGCCGACGGGACCCTGGTGGACGGCGAGGTCATAGACGAGCTGGCCAAGGAGGCCGGGGTGTGGGAGCAGGTGAGGGAGGTCACCGAGATGGCCATGGAGGGCAGGCTGAGCTTCAGGGAGGCCTTAGAGAGGAGGGTGGCGCTCCTCAAGGGCCTCCCCGTAGAGAGGGTGGTGAAGGCGGCCTCCAGGCTCAAGATAGTGCCGGGGGCTAGGGAGATGATGGAGGAGCTTAAGCGGGCGGGCTTCATAACCGTGCTAATCACCGGGGGCTTCGACGTCGTCGCCGAGGAGCTGGGCAGGAAGCTAGGCTTCGACTACGTGTTCGCCAACAGGCTCGTCGTTAAGGACGGGGTCCTCACGGGGGAGGTGGAGGGGGAGGTAATGGGGCCTGAGGACAAGCTTAGGATACTTAGGGAGGTGGCGGAGAAGCACGGCATTAAGCTAGAGGAGTGCGTAGCTATCGGGGACGGGGCCAACGACCTACTGATCATAAGGAACGCGGGGCTGGGGGTAGGCTTCAACCCCAAGGAGGTGGTTAGGAGGCAGGCGAAGGCGCTGGTCAACATCAAGGACATGAGGGCGGTGCTGGCCATCATAGGGGTGGGCAGCCTCGGGGAGGAGATCAGGGCCAAGGTGGAGGGCGAGAAGAAGAGGCTCGAGCCAGCCCTACGCGAGCGGGCCTTAGGCTTGAGCGCTTAA